Proteins encoded within one genomic window of Triticum aestivum cultivar Chinese Spring chromosome 2D, IWGSC CS RefSeq v2.1, whole genome shotgun sequence:
- the LOC123051481 gene encoding transcription factor MYB3R-2, translating to MQYGATNWSHCKVTIARSLPGRIGKQCQERWHNHLNPDIQRDAWTTEEHALNNAHRIYGNKWVEIAKFLPRRSSYGTVHQTHMVLITSQVILIFFCKYDCWCCWLSIGL from the exons ATGCAG TATGGAGCAACAAATTGGTCTCATTGCAAGGTCACTATTGCAAGGTCACTACCTGGACGTATAGGCAAGCAATGTCAAGAGAG GTGGCATAATCATCTGAATCCAGACATACAGAGAGATGCTTGGACTACTGAGGAACATGCACTAAATAATGCCCATCGGATATATGGGAATAAATGGGTAGAAATAGCAAAATTTCTTCCTAGAAG GTCATCTTATGGTACCGTGCATCAGACTCATATGGTGCTTATTACATCACAGGTCATCTTAATCTTCTTTTGTAAGTATGACTGCTGGTGCTGCTG GCTATCCATCGGCTTGTAA